From the genome of Methylocystis bryophila, one region includes:
- a CDS encoding transposase, with product MAPDSLWCDSSARSIPRRYAQTGYTISWPSAGADPGELSSWLDDARHSGIRALQQFARMLSRDIDALRNTIAEPWSSGQTEGEINRLKTLKRAMSGRAGFELLRARMLPIQ from the coding sequence ATGGCTCCCGACAGTCTTTGGTGCGATTCAAGCGCACGCTCCATCCCTCGCCGTTATGCGCAGACTGGCTATACGATTTCGTGGCCTTCTGCGGGCGCCGACCCCGGCGAGCTCAGCTCTTGGCTCGATGATGCGCGCCATTCCGGCATCCGCGCCCTACAGCAGTTCGCGCGGATGTTGAGCCGCGACATCGACGCCCTCAGGAACACCATCGCCGAACCGTGGAGCAGCGGCCAGACCGAAGGCGAAATCAACCGATTGAAAACACTCAAGCGAGCCATGTCCGGCCGCGCGGGCTTCGAATTGTTGCGGGCGCGAATGCTGCCAATCCAATAA
- a CDS encoding DUF2760 domain-containing protein: MSFERFREALKKEVRKAMRSLSVILALILLALAGLALAPDTLPAPYADQARALLPTAIAGMALLLLIALVAERLKPPAPARTTPEPAQLLATKPAEAKADAEVVNLLSIFQEKGRLVDFLMDDIAGYSDAQVGAAGRVLHQGCRAALLEHFGIAPIRSEGEGSKITVPPQHAADDYRLVGKISGEPPFTGTLIHHGWRAEWVKLPRLVTTHVDRLPVIAPAEVEVR; this comes from the coding sequence TTGTCGTTTGAGCGTTTCCGGGAAGCCCTCAAAAAAGAAGTTCGAAAAGCAATGCGAAGCCTCAGCGTCATTCTCGCGCTTATTCTTCTCGCGCTCGCCGGTTTGGCGCTCGCACCGGACACGCTGCCAGCGCCCTACGCCGACCAAGCGCGCGCACTATTGCCGACGGCGATCGCCGGGATGGCTCTTTTGCTCCTAATCGCCCTTGTCGCCGAGCGCCTGAAACCCCCAGCGCCCGCGCGGACCACCCCCGAGCCGGCGCAGCTTCTCGCAACAAAGCCGGCGGAAGCCAAGGCGGACGCCGAAGTAGTGAACCTCCTTTCGATTTTTCAGGAAAAGGGCCGCCTGGTGGATTTCCTGATGGACGACATCGCGGGCTACAGCGATGCACAGGTCGGCGCTGCGGGGCGGGTTCTGCACCAAGGATGCAGAGCGGCTCTCCTGGAGCATTTCGGGATCGCTCCCATCCGCTCGGAAGGCGAAGGATCGAAAATCACCGTCCCCCCGCAACATGCCGCGGACGATTACCGCCTCGTCGGCAAAATCAGCGGGGAGCCCCCGTTCACTGGAACGCTCATCCACCACGGATGGCGGGCGGAATGGGTGAAGCTGCCGCGTTTAGTGACGACACACGTAGACCGGCTGCCGGTGATCGCCCCCGCCGAGGTTGAGGTTCGATGA
- a CDS encoding Hsp70 family protein — translation MTHRFSVGIDLGTSNSAIALSRIESESTQIVEITQALGPNRVGEKPTLPSALYLPHPDEFPEGAFPLPWRTAWRGDPIIGHFARDHGALAPDRLITSAKSWLSNPHVDPRQRVLPWKSEIKEEKRSAFDCSRMCLEHVKESFLHAMGAGNGDIDLADAQFVLTVPASFDEVARSLTAEAAEAAGLGKVVLLEEPLAAFYAWTAQAGKDWRAQVRPGDIVLVCDIGGGTADFTLIAISEKEGVLDLDRISVGEHILLGGDNMDLALAYALRAGLEAEGKSISETQFLALIHSAGKAKEAMLEDETVSEFPIAVPSRGSSLFGGTVSTKLDRATLEQIALDGFFARTAIEDLPQQTRRAGLQEFGLPYASDPVISKHLARFLTRSLENVKSSAALSSLIGAEARSKPFLAPTAVLFNGGVFKAAPIRRRVLDLLSAWSDGAQVRELAGYQPDLAVAKGASIYGRNRVTGKGLRIKAGASRSYYIGLESSMPAVPGFKPPLKALCVVPQGMEEGSEVLIEGRDLALVTGQPAEFRFFSSEVRSGDAPGEIIPDAERELLEISLLEVDLAAVEDIPAGQPVPVQINAAVTELGTLELWMKHAKSERRWKVEFQVRTE, via the coding sequence ATGACACACCGGTTCAGTGTCGGGATCGACCTCGGCACGAGCAACAGCGCGATCGCGCTCTCGAGGATCGAGAGCGAGAGCACGCAAATCGTTGAGATCACCCAGGCGTTGGGACCCAATCGGGTCGGCGAGAAGCCCACTCTGCCTTCGGCTCTTTATCTTCCCCATCCCGACGAATTTCCCGAAGGGGCTTTCCCCCTGCCCTGGCGCACCGCCTGGCGGGGCGACCCGATCATCGGCCATTTCGCGCGCGACCACGGCGCGTTGGCGCCAGACCGCTTGATCACTTCCGCAAAATCCTGGCTGTCGAATCCGCATGTCGACCCCCGGCAGCGGGTTCTGCCGTGGAAGTCCGAAATCAAAGAAGAAAAACGCTCGGCCTTCGACTGTTCACGCATGTGCCTGGAGCACGTCAAAGAAAGTTTCCTGCACGCGATGGGCGCGGGGAATGGCGATATCGATCTCGCAGACGCGCAATTCGTGTTGACCGTCCCGGCCTCTTTCGACGAAGTCGCGAGAAGCCTGACGGCGGAAGCCGCGGAGGCGGCGGGCCTTGGGAAGGTCGTGCTGCTGGAGGAGCCGCTAGCCGCGTTCTACGCTTGGACGGCGCAGGCCGGCAAGGATTGGCGCGCGCAGGTCCGCCCCGGCGACATCGTGCTCGTATGCGACATCGGCGGCGGCACCGCCGATTTCACGCTGATCGCGATTTCGGAAAAGGAAGGCGTCCTCGACCTCGACCGCATCAGCGTCGGCGAGCACATCCTTCTTGGCGGCGACAACATGGATCTTGCGCTCGCCTATGCGCTGCGCGCCGGTCTCGAAGCGGAGGGGAAGTCGATCAGCGAGACGCAGTTTCTCGCGCTGATCCATTCCGCCGGCAAGGCGAAGGAGGCGATGCTCGAAGACGAAACCGTGTCCGAGTTTCCAATCGCCGTGCCGTCGAGGGGGTCGAGCCTCTTCGGCGGGACCGTCTCGACGAAACTCGATCGCGCGACGCTCGAACAGATCGCGCTCGACGGTTTCTTCGCCAGAACCGCGATCGAAGACTTGCCGCAGCAGACGCGGCGCGCGGGATTGCAAGAATTCGGGCTTCCTTACGCGAGCGATCCGGTTATCAGCAAGCATCTCGCCCGCTTCCTCACGCGCAGCCTGGAGAATGTGAAATCGAGCGCAGCGCTATCGTCCTTGATCGGCGCCGAGGCTCGCTCGAAGCCGTTTCTCGCGCCAACGGCCGTCTTGTTCAACGGCGGCGTCTTCAAGGCCGCGCCGATCCGCCGGCGCGTTCTCGATCTGCTGTCGGCGTGGAGCGACGGCGCGCAAGTGCGCGAGCTCGCCGGCTACCAGCCCGATCTCGCGGTGGCGAAAGGCGCGTCGATCTACGGACGCAATCGCGTCACCGGCAAGGGGCTGCGGATCAAGGCGGGCGCTTCGCGCTCCTACTATATTGGGCTCGAAAGCTCGATGCCGGCGGTGCCCGGCTTCAAACCGCCGCTCAAAGCCCTCTGCGTCGTGCCGCAGGGGATGGAGGAAGGCTCCGAAGTCCTGATCGAAGGGCGGGATCTCGCGCTCGTCACGGGGCAACCCGCGGAGTTCCGATTCTTTTCTTCCGAGGTGCGGAGCGGCGACGCGCCGGGAGAGATCATTCCCGACGCCGAACGCGAACTGCTCGAGATCAGCCTTCTCGAGGTCGATCTCGCGGCCGTCGAGGACATCCCCGCGGGTCAACCGGTCCCCGTGCAGATCAACGCCGCGGTCACGGAACTCGGAACGCTCGAATTATGGATGAAGCACGCCAAATCGGAGCGCCGCTGGAAGGTCGAATTCCAGGTCAGGACGGAATAG
- a CDS encoding hsp70 family protein, producing the protein MTRPKFSIGVDLGTSNSVLAYSSLSGERHSEVLAIPQWDTPATMVDAVTIPSFLYLPEEAIAALMRARDFGSGAWAVGRLAKRKASETPGRVVQSAKSWLCHHAADRTAPFLPWRSETVAEQDKISPVAASALILAHLRAAWNDRFAEQGAGFVFNAQNITITVPASFDAAAQRLTLLAAQQAGFPDSVRLLEEPQAAFYAWLERKGGADPWSALPDPGLAPRHILVIDIGGGTSDFSLFELRRRAGRSEPDITRVAVSDHILLGGDNIDLAIAHLAETRLATTEAGLSAAQWDHLIAQCRSLKERALGDREGSPEETLTVSIPGRGSSVLASTLSAIITRAELEDMILTGFFPECKLTDRPRRLSGAVREWGLPYASDSAMTRHLAAFLRGRPAVDAVLFNGGSLLAPRLRERLCAQIAAWQEGRPPLTLENAELDLAVARGAAYSGRLFWQGERRIEAGAARAVFVEAHGTAHGDDKASRRPLICILPHGAPAGEEFELSDLDLYLRVNTPVRFQLFTSTRHDETKAGDVIGLTADEFYALPPLETVATSARGVSAIPVALNAKINELGLLALSCRSLAADVPGSWPLEFNLRPHERDVAAAAAPEAEAPAGLGIPPEALAEAKQRIAAAFAKPLGKRDKLTASRLIESLEKVLGRSKGDWSATLIRNLWASLAANHNARAVSIEHEETWLILAGFLLRPGFGLAMDEHRIDELWAICREGLRFPGKRTKLQEYVLWRRVAGGLTQERQEALLAAERQKILLQKNAPPELIRMVGAFERIGQELKRELIERFIDAVAELAAEKKHCAPYLSALGFLLSRTPFYTGPENIAPPALVEKAYEALRRFDWKDPEFVEAQTLFLRAARAVDDRRLDPPNALRSQIADKLEKCGVPPVRTGRIRSVEPVQRAERLSFYGEAVPPGLILSGFENMISDRTGCPHS; encoded by the coding sequence ATGACGCGGCCCAAATTCAGCATTGGCGTCGATCTCGGCACGAGCAATTCCGTCCTGGCCTATTCTTCCCTTTCAGGCGAACGACATTCCGAGGTTTTGGCGATTCCGCAATGGGACACGCCCGCGACGATGGTGGACGCCGTGACGATCCCCTCGTTCCTCTATTTGCCGGAGGAAGCGATCGCGGCGTTAATGCGGGCGCGCGACTTCGGCTCCGGCGCTTGGGCGGTCGGCCGGCTGGCGAAGCGCAAGGCGAGTGAAACGCCGGGGCGCGTCGTCCAGTCCGCGAAATCCTGGCTCTGCCACCACGCCGCCGACCGCACGGCGCCTTTTCTGCCGTGGCGCTCCGAAACGGTGGCGGAGCAGGACAAGATCTCGCCCGTCGCCGCCTCGGCGCTCATTCTCGCGCATCTGCGCGCGGCGTGGAACGACCGGTTTGCGGAGCAAGGGGCGGGCTTCGTGTTCAACGCCCAAAACATCACCATCACCGTGCCGGCCTCCTTCGACGCCGCGGCGCAACGGCTGACCCTCCTCGCGGCGCAGCAAGCCGGCTTTCCGGATAGCGTGCGCCTGCTGGAAGAGCCCCAGGCGGCGTTCTATGCGTGGCTGGAACGGAAGGGGGGCGCTGATCCCTGGAGCGCCTTGCCCGATCCGGGACTCGCCCCGCGTCACATATTGGTGATCGACATCGGCGGCGGCACGTCGGATTTCAGCCTGTTCGAGCTTCGTCGGCGCGCGGGCCGAAGCGAACCCGACATCACGCGGGTCGCCGTGAGCGACCATATCCTGCTCGGGGGCGACAACATCGATCTCGCGATCGCGCATTTGGCGGAAACGCGGCTCGCGACCACAGAAGCGGGACTTTCGGCCGCGCAATGGGATCATCTCATCGCTCAGTGCCGGTCCTTGAAAGAAAGAGCGCTCGGCGACCGGGAGGGCTCGCCAGAGGAGACTCTTACGGTCTCGATTCCAGGCCGCGGCTCGAGCGTCCTCGCGAGCACTTTGTCTGCGATAATCACGCGCGCGGAACTGGAGGACATGATCCTCACGGGTTTCTTCCCCGAGTGCAAATTGACCGACCGTCCGCGGCGCCTTTCCGGCGCGGTGAGGGAGTGGGGCCTTCCCTACGCCTCCGACAGCGCGATGACGCGGCATCTCGCCGCGTTTCTGCGCGGTCGTCCCGCTGTCGACGCCGTGCTGTTCAACGGCGGCTCGCTCCTCGCCCCGCGCCTGCGCGAGCGGCTTTGCGCGCAGATCGCCGCCTGGCAGGAGGGCCGGCCGCCGCTGACGCTGGAGAATGCGGAGCTCGACCTCGCCGTCGCGCGCGGTGCGGCCTATTCCGGCAGGCTGTTCTGGCAGGGAGAGCGCCGCATCGAGGCGGGCGCGGCGCGCGCGGTCTTTGTCGAAGCGCATGGGACGGCGCATGGCGACGACAAGGCGTCGCGCCGGCCGCTCATCTGTATTCTCCCGCACGGCGCTCCCGCCGGGGAAGAATTCGAGCTTTCCGATCTTGATCTTTATCTTCGCGTCAACACGCCGGTGCGGTTTCAGCTTTTTACCTCCACGCGTCACGACGAGACAAAAGCCGGCGACGTCATCGGGCTGACGGCGGACGAATTCTATGCCTTGCCGCCGCTCGAAACCGTTGCGACATCGGCGCGGGGCGTATCCGCGATCCCCGTCGCTTTGAACGCAAAGATCAACGAACTCGGCCTGCTTGCGCTCTCGTGCCGCAGCCTCGCCGCCGACGTCCCCGGCTCCTGGCCGCTCGAATTCAACCTCCGGCCGCACGAGCGCGACGTGGCTGCGGCTGCCGCGCCGGAAGCCGAGGCGCCGGCCGGTCTCGGCATCCCACCGGAGGCGCTAGCCGAGGCGAAACAACGGATCGCCGCCGCCTTCGCGAAGCCCCTCGGCAAGCGTGACAAGCTCACGGCGTCTCGGCTCATCGAGAGCCTGGAGAAGGTTCTCGGTCGCTCCAAGGGCGACTGGAGCGCCACCCTGATTCGCAATCTTTGGGCGAGTCTCGCGGCTAATCACAACGCCCGCGCTGTTTCCATCGAGCATGAGGAGACCTGGCTCATTCTCGCCGGTTTCCTCCTGAGGCCCGGCTTCGGTCTCGCCATGGACGAACACCGCATCGACGAGCTTTGGGCTATTTGCCGGGAGGGGCTGAGGTTTCCCGGCAAAAGAACGAAGCTTCAGGAATATGTGTTGTGGCGTCGGGTCGCCGGAGGCCTCACGCAGGAGCGGCAGGAGGCCCTGCTCGCCGCTGAAAGACAGAAAATCCTTCTGCAGAAGAACGCGCCCCCCGAGTTGATCCGCATGGTTGGGGCTTTCGAAAGGATCGGCCAGGAACTCAAGCGGGAGCTGATCGAGCGTTTCATTGATGCGGTCGCGGAGCTGGCGGCCGAGAAGAAGCATTGCGCGCCATATCTCTCGGCCTTGGGATTCCTCCTGTCTCGCACACCGTTTTACACCGGACCAGAAAACATCGCACCGCCGGCGCTTGTCGAAAAGGCATACGAGGCGTTGCGCCGGTTCGATTGGAAAGATCCGGAGTTCGTGGAGGCCCAGACGCTCTTTTTGCGCGCGGCCCGCGCTGTCGACGACCGGCGCCTAGATCCGCCGAACGCGCTGCGCTCGCAAATCGCCGACAAACTCGAGAAATGCGGCGTCCCTCCTGTCAGGACAGGCCGTATCCGGAGCGTGGAGCCGGTCCAGCGCGCGGAACGCTTGAGTTTCTATGGCGAGGCCGTTCCGCCCGGACTGATCCTGAGTGGATTTGAAAATATGATTTCCGACCGCACGGGATGTCCCCACTCCTGA
- a CDS encoding DoxX family protein: MLGFLTRLSALGLLAMTMVIQIFVYPDAWWTVHAYWVALLVVLIARGPGAISLDYLIFRK; encoded by the coding sequence GTGCTCGGGTTTTTGACGCGCCTTTCCGCGCTCGGTCTCCTTGCCATGACAATGGTCATACAAATTTTCGTCTACCCCGACGCATGGTGGACCGTTCACGCCTACTGGGTGGCGCTGTTGGTCGTCCTCATTGCGCGCGGCCCCGGCGCGATCTCGCTCGACTATTTGATCTTCCGGAAATGA
- a CDS encoding TlpA disulfide reductase family protein, whose amino-acid sequence MALLIGATMTAPFTARSEVEATPPPLSSATSQFIELRPLVEAPALKLERIDGKMIGLRSLRGKVVLLSFWATWCPPCRRELPLLERLQQILGPRDFEVVAVSVDREGKSAVTAFLERASVTRLHPFLDPNRSVGVTNTENGTSPFVLYGMPISYVIDRQGRPVGYITGEVDWTADEGLAFLRHYIADER is encoded by the coding sequence ATGGCTCTTCTCATCGGTGCGACAATGACGGCGCCATTCACGGCACGAAGCGAAGTGGAGGCGACGCCACCGCCATTGAGCTCAGCGACATCGCAGTTTATCGAACTGAGGCCCCTGGTCGAGGCGCCAGCCCTCAAGCTCGAACGGATCGACGGCAAGATGATCGGTCTCCGATCGCTCCGGGGAAAAGTGGTCCTACTGAGCTTCTGGGCGACGTGGTGCCCGCCGTGCCGCCGCGAACTGCCGCTGCTTGAGCGGCTTCAACAGATTCTCGGACCTCGGGATTTCGAAGTGGTTGCGGTTTCAGTCGATCGGGAGGGCAAGTCGGCGGTCACGGCGTTCCTCGAACGCGCTAGCGTCACACGCTTGCATCCATTCCTCGACCCCAATCGGAGCGTTGGCGTCACCAACACCGAAAATGGAACGTCACCTTTCGTTCTTTATGGAATGCCGATCAGTTACGTGATCGACCGCCAAGGACGGCCGGTAGGTTACATCACCGGCGAAGTTGATTGGACTGCTGACGAGGGACTCGCATTTTTGCGCCACTACATCGCCGATGAGAGGTAA
- a CDS encoding thioredoxin family protein → MKIRDLIAAALIAAVLPALAAEKSDYSRSGFAQAQDSGAPVLVEVFAPWCSVCRAQQPVLEKLEADPQFQNLKVFRVDFDKQKDAVRSFGAKSQSTLIMFKGKKETGRSVGDTDPNSISALIGSGY, encoded by the coding sequence ATGAAGATACGCGACCTGATCGCCGCCGCGCTCATTGCCGCCGTACTCCCGGCGCTCGCCGCCGAAAAGTCCGATTACAGCCGCAGCGGCTTTGCGCAAGCCCAGGACTCGGGCGCGCCCGTTCTGGTTGAGGTCTTCGCGCCGTGGTGCTCGGTCTGCCGCGCGCAGCAGCCGGTGCTCGAGAAGCTCGAAGCCGATCCGCAGTTCCAAAATCTAAAAGTGTTCCGCGTCGACTTCGACAAGCAGAAGGATGCGGTCCGCAGCTTCGGCGCCAAGAGCCAAAGCACGCTGATCATGTTCAAGGGCAAGAAGGAGACGGGCCGCAGTGTCGGCGACACGGATCCAAACTCCATCAGCGCGCTGATCGGCTCGGGTTACTGA
- a CDS encoding cytochrome c biogenesis CcdA family protein: protein MNLGAVSLAALAGALSILSPCVLPMLPLAFGGAASQGRTAPVLLALGVAFSFTMVSIFVATIGFSIGLDGDAFRGVAAALIVGLGIVLLWPPLQTRVVAGLGPLSDRIDRAFRGASVVKALGPLGLGATIGAVWSPCAGPTLGAASLMASRGESLGQAALIMAAFGLGAAAPLLGLGLLSREVFSRWRDSLIGAGLRARQAMGVFLIVLGGLIVSGHDKQLEAALLDASPAWLSHLTTRF, encoded by the coding sequence ATGAATCTCGGCGCGGTCAGCCTCGCCGCCCTTGCGGGCGCGCTCTCCATTCTCTCGCCTTGCGTGCTGCCAATGCTGCCGCTGGCGTTCGGCGGCGCCGCGTCGCAAGGTCGAACGGCTCCGGTTCTACTCGCGCTTGGCGTCGCTTTCTCTTTCACGATGGTCAGCATTTTCGTCGCGACGATCGGCTTTTCCATCGGCTTGGACGGCGACGCTTTTCGTGGCGTCGCCGCAGCTCTGATCGTGGGTCTTGGCATCGTTCTGCTGTGGCCGCCGTTGCAAACGCGCGTCGTCGCCGGGTTAGGACCGCTCAGCGATCGCATCGACAGGGCTTTTCGTGGCGCTTCGGTGGTCAAGGCCCTTGGACCCTTGGGACTCGGCGCGACCATCGGGGCCGTCTGGAGCCCTTGTGCTGGGCCGACGCTGGGGGCGGCATCGCTAATGGCGTCGCGCGGCGAAAGTCTGGGGCAAGCTGCGCTGATCATGGCGGCCTTCGGGCTCGGAGCCGCCGCTCCATTGCTCGGACTGGGACTTCTCTCACGCGAAGTGTTTTCGCGGTGGCGCGACTCACTAATCGGTGCAGGGCTACGCGCGAGGCAAGCGATGGGCGTGTTCTTGATCGTGCTCGGCGGCTTGATTGTCTCTGGCCACGACAAGCAGCTCGAAGCCGCCCTTCTCGATGCGTCACCGGCATGGTTGTCGCATCTGACGACGCGGTTCTAA
- a CDS encoding slipin family protein yields MAFAFSAFALPDYSKSASIAAGSAFAAFIVSYSVKVADQWERAVVLRLGCFHALRGPGLFLIIPIIDVIAYWIDIRVITSAFKAEKTLTKDTVPVDVDAVLFWKVIDPKKAALDVADYTSAINWASQTALRDVIGKTMLSDMLEGREKISDELQKIIDVRTEPWGINVISVEVKDVLIPSALEDAMSMQAQAERERQARVILGDSERQVAEKFGDAAKTYANNPTAFHLRAMNMLYEGLKKNNATIVIVPSTAVETMQLGGLAGITALTATLGQERGQEGTPRPGADAPPVKP; encoded by the coding sequence TTGGCGTTCGCCTTTTCGGCCTTCGCGCTTCCCGACTACAGCAAAAGCGCCTCAATCGCTGCGGGTTCCGCGTTCGCCGCTTTCATAGTCTCGTATTCCGTGAAGGTTGCCGATCAGTGGGAACGGGCCGTGGTGTTGCGGCTCGGCTGTTTCCACGCCCTTAGGGGCCCCGGCTTGTTTCTCATCATTCCCATCATCGATGTTATCGCCTATTGGATCGACATCCGCGTGATCACGAGTGCGTTCAAGGCAGAGAAGACGCTCACCAAGGACACGGTGCCAGTGGATGTTGACGCGGTGCTGTTCTGGAAAGTCATCGACCCAAAGAAGGCCGCTCTCGACGTCGCCGACTACACGAGCGCCATCAATTGGGCCTCTCAAACCGCGCTTCGCGACGTCATCGGCAAGACAATGCTTTCTGACATGCTGGAGGGCCGTGAAAAGATCAGCGACGAGCTACAGAAGATCATCGATGTCCGAACCGAGCCCTGGGGTATCAATGTAATTTCAGTGGAAGTGAAGGATGTCCTGATCCCGTCGGCCTTAGAGGATGCGATGTCGATGCAGGCGCAAGCGGAGCGCGAGCGCCAGGCGCGCGTAATTCTCGGCGATTCAGAACGTCAGGTCGCCGAGAAATTTGGCGACGCCGCAAAGACTTACGCGAATAATCCCACTGCCTTCCATCTGCGGGCGATGAACATGCTCTATGAGGGTTTGAAGAAAAACAACGCGACGATCGTTATCGTGCCGAGCACGGCCGTCGAAACCATGCAACTCGGCGGCTTAGCGGGAATCACGGCCTTGACTGCGACATTGGGTCAAGAACGCGGTCAGGAGGGGACTCCTCGTCCAGGGGCCGACGCGCCCCCCGTGAAGCCATAG
- a CDS encoding OpgC family protein translates to MRAADEIDFWRGFALVTIFINHIPGGFFERFTFKNLSISDSAELFVFLAGWALRKVVDGPGRNLSTPWLTLRLTARTLQVYFAQLVITELAIAVLAGTALALDAPFLLDWHNASAVFEDPVRAQVGLALLSYQLGYFDILPLYVVLTAVAPAIAFVSRHAWPILLLVSLMTYLFALATGANFPTWPVEDTWFFNPLCWQFIYVLGFLLAGSRGLGALSRRWRMTLKWAAVAIVAAGAVCTAVGFSPDPVSLPAAKLMFMFDKTYLSPSRLIHSLALAALFGGSFPAINSRLPRTGAFLSSLGRNSLNVFCVGSLLSLIGQIFRFIYGGSIVTDALIVVLGVGAMGGVAWASEWREHIKASLAQRSPF, encoded by the coding sequence ATGCGGGCAGCAGACGAGATCGACTTTTGGCGCGGCTTCGCGCTCGTGACGATCTTCATCAATCATATACCGGGTGGTTTTTTTGAGCGCTTCACTTTCAAGAATCTATCTATCTCCGATTCCGCCGAATTATTCGTGTTTCTAGCCGGCTGGGCGCTTCGCAAGGTCGTCGACGGCCCTGGACGGAACCTTTCTACGCCCTGGCTGACGCTGAGGCTGACAGCTCGGACGCTGCAGGTCTATTTTGCGCAGCTCGTCATCACGGAGCTTGCCATTGCGGTGTTGGCAGGAACGGCGCTCGCTCTCGACGCCCCTTTCCTTCTCGATTGGCACAATGCGTCCGCGGTGTTCGAAGACCCCGTTCGCGCTCAAGTCGGTCTCGCTCTGCTTTCGTATCAGCTCGGCTATTTCGACATCCTTCCGCTTTATGTGGTTTTGACCGCCGTCGCGCCGGCGATCGCCTTTGTCAGCCGCCACGCATGGCCCATCCTCTTGCTCGTCTCCCTAATGACGTATCTCTTTGCGCTGGCAACGGGTGCGAACTTCCCAACCTGGCCCGTGGAAGACACTTGGTTTTTCAATCCTTTGTGCTGGCAGTTCATTTATGTGCTTGGCTTTCTGCTGGCCGGCTCGCGAGGGCTCGGCGCCCTATCGCGTCGGTGGCGGATGACGCTCAAATGGGCTGCGGTTGCGATCGTCGCCGCTGGTGCGGTCTGCACTGCAGTCGGCTTCTCGCCCGACCCCGTCTCTTTGCCGGCGGCTAAGTTGATGTTCATGTTTGACAAGACTTATCTCTCGCCATCCCGGCTCATCCACAGCCTCGCGCTGGCCGCGCTCTTCGGCGGCTCTTTTCCTGCCATCAATTCCCGACTGCCTCGTACGGGAGCCTTTCTTTCGTCCCTAGGCCGTAATTCCTTGAACGTCTTCTGTGTTGGATCGCTCCTGAGCTTGATCGGGCAGATTTTTCGTTTCATCTATGGCGGCTCAATCGTGACCGACGCTCTTATTGTCGTCCTAGGCGTCGGAGCGATGGGGGGCGTCGCGTGGGCATCGGAATGGCGCGAACACATAAAAGCCAGCTTGGCGCAACGCTCGCCCTTTTGA
- a CDS encoding SGNH/GDSL hydrolase family protein translates to MARTHKSQLGATLALLIGGTLAAASPSRAEGTPAPAIVIAPPPFNPACAVPNSDIAAPSTLPVLAAALKERKAARLLAIGSSSTAGVGASSSDKTYPARLEVVLESALNGADLQIINRGASGETADVAAERLRGEVALTKPDVVLWQLGTNDALARVPVAQFEDTVRSAVAWLKENRIDVVLVGMQYTPRLARDPNYASIRESLKRIATEQNVLYVRRYDAMRYIEQAHANLELMSRDNFHLNDLGYECMAEHVAHAMILSLFPAKPRRSTE, encoded by the coding sequence ATGGCGCGAACACATAAAAGCCAGCTTGGCGCAACGCTCGCCCTTTTGATCGGCGGGACGCTGGCCGCGGCTTCGCCGTCGCGAGCCGAGGGGACGCCCGCGCCGGCGATCGTGATCGCGCCGCCGCCTTTCAATCCGGCGTGCGCCGTGCCGAACTCGGACATCGCAGCGCCCTCGACCCTGCCCGTCCTTGCTGCGGCCCTTAAGGAACGCAAGGCGGCACGGCTACTCGCCATCGGCTCGTCCTCCACCGCGGGCGTCGGCGCATCTTCCAGCGACAAGACCTACCCGGCTAGGCTCGAAGTCGTTTTGGAGAGCGCGCTCAACGGCGCCGATCTGCAGATCATCAATCGCGGCGCGTCGGGCGAGACGGCGGATGTCGCCGCCGAAAGGCTGCGCGGCGAGGTCGCACTGACTAAGCCCGATGTCGTTCTTTGGCAGCTTGGCACCAATGACGCGCTCGCTCGCGTTCCAGTCGCGCAGTTCGAGGACACGGTGCGCTCCGCCGTAGCTTGGCTGAAGGAAAACCGGATCGACGTCGTCCTTGTTGGAATGCAATATACGCCGCGTCTCGCCAGGGATCCCAACTACGCTTCAATCCGGGAGAGTCTGAAACGGATCGCCACGGAACAGAATGTCCTGTATGTCCGCCGCTATGACGCCATGCGCTACATCGAGCAGGCGCACGCCAACCTTGAATTGATGTCGAGGGACAATTTTCACCTCAACGACCTCGGCTATGAATGCATGGCGGAGCATGTGGCCCATGCGATGATCCTGAGCCTTTTCCCGGCTAAGCCGCGGAGGTCGACCGAATAG